The nucleotide sequence AACAAGCGACCCGGCCCTATCCAGTCCAAGGTTAAaccaatagactgaaaaataaagaaaaaacaaaacattatttgtcagtgtgaaactatgacatcacacctgtttgcttcaagttcacttgtGGTAGAATATCGGAGATAACTTCAACTGTTATATACTGTAGACCTGAAATATTGACCTggaccactggcggatccaagggggggccaaggggggccatggccccccccaaaggtgagccaaaaagtgtttccgaacatccgctaaatcatatgattggaaattaaataaATCAAGAGGAATAGCTGTGGTAGACTAGTCttaaccttttcgttttctggtttaaaattaaatgcagagctcccaactgacccgcaattcgcgggaattagacctgcattctaacacccaaacccgctgaccagcacaagcgtccgaaaaaaccgcattgtaattgccaagtatacataaaaaaatttgcatcaaactttgacttagcaaccatcatttctttagcattaagcataatagagtataaaacctcctttacagcatcatttgaacctcaaattagcctatatatatattttttttttcatgccacgggaaagaatgaattatcacctactattcaatttattgatgttacacacaaaaaaatgcatatttcttagaaaattttgggtgacaaaagcctttctaagtgccaccattttacatgtaggcatcaccaggattcccaaaaaattcaaaattccccttatacccctcccccaggacggcgattcgtggcatggaccagcatttgccttctcaagagttgggagctatgtaaatgtatgagcatgaggatttacagtttaacaccattttgcagttacaggctggttgtaagaaatttataacctatgagaaatacaatttcttgagaaagatgatcccaactttgttttataaatattttagaaaattacacctggaaAGCATTCTTTTTAGAAGTAAAGTAACATCACCAtagtacacttttgtcgcaccaaattgcatctgtgggcattcagcaatagaaaattttccaattttacacccctcccccatatcactctaatgccactttggcccctcccaaacaaaggccctggatcccccagtgacctggactattctttcaaGGCTACATTGATGATGAAGTTGGCTCCTCTGTTAATGTCAGtccattgttttacaaaattcTAATGCCGCTGTgacaaaacatgttcttttccGTTCTTGATTTGCACGACAACAAAACGTGGTTGCCTTGAACACTGTTTGTCATTGAGATTCAAAATGCTTTCATCTTTCCAAACTTTGTTGTGTGACATTGTAATTTGCATCTGATGTGTGttaatcataggcgtaggaggcggggggctgggggggctgcagcccccccaaccaaaactttttgtgaaaattcgggcaatatgctgagaatttttcgggcacctactgaaagaaaaataatttgcgaATTGATTTTCAATGGgtaaattgatattattatgatcattattattgtaaggaCTTCCcaaataattataaccaatatgggagggtaataacacggaaaatgattgtatgctattggtttaataactgatgcatgcctatatgatatgcacattaacatgttgaacgcgcgcagagcgcgcgaacaattttggttatatttttcgggcaagtcattacagccccccccaaatcaagttgggctcctacgcctatggtgtTAGTAGACAGTTTCTGTATCATTTACACTTGAGAATGAGAGTTGAACCCAATTGATAGACTAGAGGAGGATCAGACCCTTGACCTCTGCTGTAAACCTGGCTCAAGGTTGACCCCGGGTCAGCCGCCGTGACATTTTGTGTGACATTTTGCGTCGGTGTTTGTCTGGCAGCTGCATGATGTGATGCAATAGGAAAAGGCATATTAGGGTAGCATatgcccattaaaagccccattgacttacacactaaatcacaaaagtaatgtggtctctaagtcaaggtagaagttctcactagctaaatgctacccatcaccggatagctgacaagttggcctttaaTTGCACCATCAATTTTTTGTACCATGACTTCTTGCTAGTTTCTTCTTGCTATAGATTTCTTGCTACCCGAGCcagaagttttcgtcacttgtaaacaaacctcttcactcagtagtatacaattttcctacgctgctccagggaggccttaaaggggtctaaaattgcctcaattgacccaattttctcaccacatgtaagTTTCCATTcgtgctcttcaacatgcaagccacaacaaagtagatcatgattgataacacttcaaaaaagatgttctcctgcggctttttggcacttttcctgaaggagaacaatcaagcggatggatatagactctaataggagtatgccaccttagtACAGCCGATGTTCTCCTGCACATTGCACTGTTCATGGTTTCACGCTTTGAATAAACAACCTCAACATCCTGTTGGTGACCTGTTCTGATGGTGCATGGGTCAGATACCGAGTACTGAATAGGGTAATCCATTAACCTTCCTTTTTATGCCACAAAACGAGCATCCGGTCTGATCCTAAATGTCAAAGTGTCCTAAGTATAGTCTAGGCGCTTTTAATTGAAGAGCCTCAGATGTTTTCAGTGTCATTATTCAATGTAGTATAGAAATTTAACTTTGTACAGTAACAAGATCaggaatttgtttttgtttttatgatcagTGTAAACCATGTGTAGTGAAATGTATTTTGCGTTTTTTCGTTTTTCGTATTGTTGTGTGTtatataacatttggtaacttTGTTTGACCATACCTCAAATTGTTAAGATTCAGCTGCATAATTATTTGCTCATGTTTAAACGAGTACCTTGCGTGATTGGCTTGTTGAACCCTCGTgatttatgttatgtaaataagtCCTTTTCAATgtcctttgatatatatattgggcGCACACGGAAAAGGGACCACTGGCATTGGTTGCGTTTAGCCAGAAcacataacttatatatattaagatctGAGATCCATGCGAAGCCAATAAAGTAATGCCACGTAAGCAGTTGGTGATAGTGGTTGCTGGAAGTTCTAGACATTAAAGGGCTAAAGAGgtattttggtgtttatatattataagttaAATGCTTTCTTCATGTGTATTTGATGGTTCATGTTTGTGCAATAGTGaagtttgtgtagttttatttatgccaaaaacaaattataaaaatgttgtatttagtactgtaagttttctatttttgtattttcgaTAGTTTTACGGGAGTTATAGTCATAAACGAGTGCGGAGCCAATAAATTGCGGTGACTTTTACTTCTTGTACGAAACCATCCGTCTTTTTGCGTCTTGCCACGACCGGTACAGTAAAACTCTTGGATGGGACTTCCGTGCGTCTTCCAGGGAGTCTTTCTTCAATAACATATCGGCGTGGAAATCTCCGAGAACTTCATCCATACCACCATCTTCGACTAGCTCTACACTATTTGCAGCCAAAACTACGGCAGACGTGTCACGGCCTCCATATCCATTCATCATATAGTATTTAATATACCAGTTTGAGCGACGTTCTGGCTATACCATAAAACaggtattttgttattttgcgGAACTGTTGAAGTAGGTTGCTATCTTCATATCGTTGACCATTGACTAGCAATATGCATCCAGTTCTGCGAGGTTCCAGGCCTGTAGCCATGTAACCCTTCGTTACTATTACCGCAAGACCGGTGTCGTTACTCTCTGAACTTTTCAGAATTATAAGGTATAATGGTTGCAATGTAAAGGCTtagccagatatatatatatatatatatttttgatatcCGTTTTATATCTTTCTATCTGTTTCATACCGTTAATTTTGTGTCGTGACAGTCTAGTCTATGTAGGACTGTATGTTGATATTGTTGTATAGTAGTAAAATAGTGTTAGGTTTGGTAGCCTTGTTTTTATAACTGTGTTAGGAGTGACTGTGTGTTCGGTCCTATCATCATTATATATGGTACTTTGAGTTGAACCTTTAACAATTCAGTATTATGATGGACTCTGCTGATAATGAGGGCACGGTTTCTGAAGACCAAACGTCTGGGTTTAACACTCGTCAAAGGATTTTGACTGAGAAAGGTTTTCAGTATCAGTTGGGTCAAAAGGAGCAAAGATTTAGAGGCATAATCTCTAAGTGGCGTAAACATGTGTTAAAGATAGAATGCCTACTTTCTGAAAGGAGCAATTTAGTAGATATTAAGGCCGAACGTGATGTTCTGTTAGAAACTATGGCAGATTTGTCTAATGTGTACATCGAAGTCGATAATTTGCTTTCGACCGTTGATCAAATGGGttctaaatattcaatttttgagGCAATAGAAATAGAACACTGTAATTTAATAAAGAGGGTTTCTGAGTATATCCATTCTGTAACTAGCCAAGGCTCATGTTCAAAATCATCAGTGTCGGCAAAATCTCATTCTTCTACGAAAGATGAAATTGTAACAACGATTGCAGCCCATGAGGCCaaactaaaacaaatagaaatgaagGCAAAATTTGAGGTCCAGCAATTAGAGTTAAGGGCAAAGCATGAAGCTGAATTGCAAAGGTCAGAATTAGCCATAGCTAAGGTAAAATTGGATGCAATTGGAGAACAGGGTTCAGTGCACATGGATTTCCCAGACGATAGTCTTAAATATACTCAAAATTATGTCGAAACCCTGGGTGATGTTAATAACCCACAGGATAGGAAGCACCTAACATATGAGGCATACTTAGAGCAACCCGTACTAAGACAAGGCGTCACTAAATCTAATGTTCCCCTAACAGGTGGAAACAATGATCAGCCTACGGCAACCCGTGCCAACCTAGGTAATTTAACCAATGATTTTTTGTATCAAGTATCTCTAAATAGACTTCCAGTTCCAGAACCTGAAATATTTAGTGGTGACCCGTTACAGTATCCTGGCTGGAAGTGTGCTATTGATTTATTGTTAGAGAATAAGGGCATACCCCCCTCTGAGAAAATATACTATCTTAAACGGTACCTTAGTGGTCCACCTAAGGATGCTTTGGAGGGCTATTTCTTGGTTCCTTCTGATTCCACCTATATAGAGGTACGAAAACTTCTTGACGATAGATATGGTAATAATTTAGCAATCGCCGATGCATTCAGATCTAAACTTGAAGGGTGGCCTAACATCCAACCTAATGACGGACTTGCACTTCGCAAGTTTGCAGACTTCCTAGGCCAGTGCGAGTTTGCTATGAAATTGGTCAAGGGTAGGCTTAGCTTCCTAAATGATAGTTGGGAAAATCGCAAATTGCTTGATAAATTGCCTGATTGGTTGGTTAAAAGGTGGGGACGAGTACtgtcagaatgggatgattTTCCGCCATTTGGTAAGTTTAGACAGTTTATCGCCAAGGAAGCTGATATTGCATGTAATCCTTTAATAGTTTCTAGCCAGAAGGGCAAGGGGTCAAGAGGCACAAGGGGTGCTAGTAACTTTGTAGTCGAAACAGGGTTTGACAATTCAAGTACAAAACTCAATGCCCATAGGTATAAATGCCTAATTTGTGAAGGTGATCACCGACTTGACTGTTGTTATAAGTTTCTTGCTAAAACGGTCGAAGATCGTAAGATATTTGTAAAAACCAAAAACTTGTGCTATGGATGCCTACGTCAAGGCCATATATCAAAATTCTGTCGCAATCGTCTCGTATGTAATATTTGTTCGAGGTCTCATCCTACAGCACTTCATGGTGACATTGTTTCTCACATAGGTAAAACTGTTTGTAGTTCCAGTAAGTCAATTGGAATTCAAACAGAAGCAATTAACACAGGATTGAGTCATGTAAGTGGGTTAAGGGACATAACAATGAATTCTCTCATCATTCCTGTATATGTTTCTCATGTGGATGCTCCGCAAAGAGAAGTCCTTGTGTATGCCCTTTTAGACACTCAGTCAGATAGTACATTTATTACTGATAAGACCTGTGAGCTGCTGAACGTGGAAGGTTCAAAGACGTTGTTGAGTCTGTCCACTTTGTCATCTAAGAATCAGTTGGTAGACAGTAGTAGGATTGGTGGCTTGTCTGTTAGAGGGCATAGGGAAGGTACCAAAGTTCACTTGCCTGTTTCGTATACACGTTGTTCCATACCAGCCAATAGATCTCATATTCCCACTCCGGGAACTGCCAGGCAGTGGCCACATTTGAAACGAATAGCCAATCATCTTATGCCGTTAGAACAGTGTGAGATAGGATTGTTGATAGGCTATAATTGCCCTAAAGCATTAATGCCTATTGAGGTTATCTCTCCTCCTGATAATGGTCCGTATGCTGAAAGAACCAACTTGGGTTGGGGTATTGTTGGCATAATTAACCCTCGAGAATTGTCTGTGGATAAGTGCGATCCTGTTGGAGTTAGCCACTTTATTGTGACTCCTCGCCCCACTTCTGAATTTGACAGTATTCTACCACGTGATGGGGCTaagatttgtttcaaatgtaaTGTTAGGGAGGTTGTGCCAACTCAGGTGGCAGGGTTAATGGAATTGGAATTTAATGAACGAAATTTTGAAAGTGCTTATTCAAGAGAAGATAAGAAATTTCTTAACATCCTTAAGGAGGGAGTATGCCAGTTAAGTGATGGTCATTATCAACTGCCATTACCCATGAAATTGTCTCAGGTTTTTCCAAATAATAAATGTATGGCTCTCTATCGTTTGAatcaattaagaaagaaaatggagCGTAATAATACTTATGCTAAGGATTATGTTACCTTTATGCAAGACATTATTGACAAGGGGTATGCGGAATTAGTTCCTAGTTCTGAGCTAAATGCTGATCAGGTAAACTATATTCCTCATCACGGAGTATATCACCCTAAGAAACCAGGAAAGATACGTGTAGTATTTGATtgcagtgcaaaattcaaaggaaTTTCCTTAAATGATCAATTACTTACTGGTCCTAATTTGACCAACGATCTACTTGGTGTTCTCTGTCGTTTTCGTCAAGAAAGAATTGCATTTGCAGGAGATATAGAATCAATGTTCTATCAGTTTAAGGTTAATCCTGAACAGCGTAATCTTCTAAGATTCCTTTGGTGGAGTGAGGGTAATTTTAACGGTGACCCTATGGAATATCGTATGACTGTGCATTTGTTTGGAGCAGGATCATCTCCAGGGTGTGCAAATTTTGGCCTAAAACAAATTGCATTAGACTATGGTTCTAAATTCGGGGAGGATGTAGCAGGTTTTGTGAATCGAAGCTTTTATGTGGATGATGGTCTTAAATCTGTTGATACAGTTAATAGAGCTGTAGACCTTATTTCTCGAACGAAACAAATGCTACATAAGGGTGGCGTTAACTTCACCAAAATTAAGTGTAATTCTAAGGCTGTGTTGCAATCAATTCCTGAGGAAGATCTTGCGGTTGCTTCTGGGCATTTAGATCTCTCCTCAAACGCAACTCATTTGGATCGGGTTCTTGGAGTACAATGGTGTATTGAATCAGATGAATTTCAATTTAAGATAACACTTAGTGATAGCCCTTTGACACGGCGTGGTATCCTTTCTACGATTGCTTCGGTGTATGACCCGTTTGGGTTTATAGCTCCAGTTGTGCTTCCAGGAAAGCAAATCTTACAGCAATTATGTTATGATCATTTAGATTGGGATAGTCCCTTGCCAGATGAGCTACATAGTAAGTGGGAAAAGTGGAGGATGGGTTTATCTAAGTTAGAAACCATCAGAATTGATAGGTGTTTTAAGCCTGTTGAACTTGGCACCGTTACAAAGACAGAACTGCATCATTTCTGTGATGCTAGCACCATTGGGTATGGTTACTGTTCTTACCTGCGCATGACTAATCGTGAAGGTAAAGTTCATTGTAGCTTTGTTCTTGGAAAGTCTAGGGTTGTTCCCCGTAGGCCTGTTACAGTACCACGCCTAGAGCTGACTGCAGCTGTATTGTCGGTAAAAATGAGTGCCTTGTTGAAACAAGAGTTGGAGTACAattttatcaatgaatatttcTGGTCTGATAGTCAGGTAGTccttgggtatatcaataatgatGTCAAAAGATTTCATGTGTTTGTGGCAAATAGGGTGCAACAGATTCATGAAATGAGTAGTAGTAGCCAATGGCATTTTATTAAAGGGTTTGAAAATCCCAGTGACTGTGCCTCTCGTGGACTTACAGTTGATGAATTAAGGACATCAAGCTGGTTTAGAGGGCCAGAGATGTTATGGCAAAGTCAACTCCCACTGGTTAAGCACGTTACAAACCTTGAGGTCTTTGATCATGACCCAGAGGTTAAATGTTGCCAGGTAGCATTTTCCAGTGTCAAATGCTCTAATCATTTGGAAGTAGATCGTTTAAGCTCCTTTTCGAGTTGGTTTAAAGCAAGGAAAGCTATTGCATTATGCCTTTGGCT is from Apostichopus japonicus isolate 1M-3 chromosome 16, ASM3797524v1, whole genome shotgun sequence and encodes:
- the LOC139981948 gene encoding uncharacterized protein; amino-acid sequence: MMDSADNEGTVSEDQTSGFNTRQRILTEKGFQYQLGQKEQRFRGIISKWRKHVLKIECLLSERSNLVDIKAERDVLLETMADLSNVYIEVDNLLSTVDQMGSKYSIFEAIEIEHCNLIKRVSEYIHSVTSQGSCSKSSVSAKSHSSTKDEIVTTIAAHEAKLKQIEMKAKFEVQQLELRAKHEAELQRSELAIAKVKLDAIGEQGSVHMDFPDDSLKYTQNYVETLGDVNNPQDRKHLTYEAYLEQPVLRQGVTKSNVPLTGGNNDQPTATRANLGNLTNDFLYQVSLNRLPVPEPEIFSGDPLQYPGWKCAIDLLLENKGIPPSEKIYYLKRYLSGPPKDALEGYFLVPSDSTYIEVRKLLDDRYGNNLAIADAFRSKLEGWPNIQPNDGLALRKFADFLGQCEFAMKLVKGRLSFLNDSWENRKLLDKLPDWLVKRWGRVLSEWDDFPPFGKFRQFIAKEADIACNPLIVSSQKGKGSRGTRGASNFVVETGFDNSSTKLNAHRYKCLICEGDHRLDCCYKFLAKTVEDRKIFVKTKNLCYGCLRQGHISKFCRNRLVCNICSRSHPTALHGDIVSHIGKTVCSSSKSIGIQTEAINTGLSHVSGLRDITMNSLIIPVYVSHVDAPQREVLVYALLDTQSDSTFITDKTCELLNVEGSKTLLSLSTLSSKNQLVDSSRIGGLSVRGHREGTKVHLPVSYTRCSIPANRSHIPTPGTARQWPHLKRIANHLMPLEQCEIGLLIGYNCPKALMPIEVISPPDNGPYAERTNLGWGIVGIINPRELSVDKCDPVGVSHFIVTPRPTSEFDSILPRDGAKICFKCNVREVVPTQVAGLMELEFNERNFESAYSREDKKFLNILKEGVCQLSDGHYQLPLPMKLSQVFPNNKCMALYRLNQLRKKMERNNTYAKDYVTFMQDIIDKGYAELVPSSELNADQVNYIPHHGVYHPKKPGKIRVVFDCSAKFKGISLNDQLLTGPNLTNDLLGVLCRFRQERIAFAGDIESMFYQFKVNPEQRNLLRFLWWSEGNFNGDPMEYRMTVHLFGAGSSPGCANFGLKQIALDYGSKFGEDVAGFVNRSFYVDDGLKSVDTVNRAVDLISRTKQMLHKGGVNFTKIKCNSKAVLQSIPEEDLAVASGHLDLSSNATHLDRVLGVQWCIESDEFQFKITLSDSPLTRRGILSTIASVYDPFGFIAPVVLPGKQILQQLCYDHLDWDSPLPDELHSKWEKWRMGLSKLETIRIDRCFKPVELGTVTKTELHHFCDASTIGYGYCSYLRMTNREGKVHCSFVLGKSRVVPRRPVTVPRLELTAAVLSVKMSALLKQELEYNFINEYFWSDSQVVLGYINNDVKRFHVFVANRVQQIHEMSSSSQWHFIKGFENPSDCASRGLTVDELRTSSWFRGPEMLWQSQLPLVKHVTNLEVFDHDPEVKCCQVAFSSVKCSNHLEVDRLSSFSSWFKARKAIALCLWLKAMLKAKASKTFLPARELNVDSLFEAEIEILRIVQSYAFKEELQILRTLSSDPVQCLKKGSPLYALDPFLDENGVIRVGGRISKSSFEFKVKHPVIIPKLCHVAELLVRHFHELVAHQGRVLTSNELRANGYWIIGGSSLIGKVIYKCVTCRRLRGSLGQQKMSDLPVDRVESSPPFTYCGVDCFGPWLVKEGRKELKRYGVLFTCMASRAVHLEVANSLTTDSFLNALRRFQAIRGPVRQLRCDQGTNFVGANNELLAALKEMNQGVVSKSLLELGCDYIEFKFNVPQASHMGGVWERQIKTVRCILDSMLHKLGTQLDDESLRTFMYETTSIINSRPLTTETLYDPLSLEPLTPNHVITLKSKILLPPPGQFDSADMYSRKRWRRVQYLLNVFWSRWRKEYLQNLQVRQKWCSPSVNIEVGDIVLIKDIDKPRNRWPMARVQETIEGSDKYVRKVKLRLASHIDNKGKRQGPVNVLDRPIHKLIVLVKASEESSHEGP